The following proteins are co-located in the Desulfomonile tiedjei genome:
- a CDS encoding ATP-binding protein, with amino-acid sequence MSNRFLYPFAAIVGQEKVKLALILNIIDPTIGGVLIRGEKGTAKSTAVRGLADILPVIEVVENCPFQLPARDGHFLCDHCMDHLCLNGNPATEAPPQIKRKINVVELPLGATEDRLVGTLNLEHALKTGQKRFEPGILAQANRGILYVDEVNLLDDHLVDVLLDSAAMGTNTVEREGVSFVHPARFTLVGTMNPEEGELRPQLLDRFGLCVNISGIRDAEARVQIMERRLKFDRDPAAFTEDWIAESAEISKRIQLAQMRSVETIADRPILEIIAAACLKLGVDGHRADIVTLKTARALAAYEGRTKVTSEDVLAAAELALPHRLRRTPFEGVAGDVGAEIRAALSVARVGG; translated from the coding sequence ATGTCTAACCGGTTTTTGTATCCTTTCGCTGCAATCGTGGGCCAGGAAAAGGTGAAACTGGCGCTCATATTGAATATTATCGACCCGACCATAGGCGGCGTGCTCATAAGAGGTGAAAAGGGCACGGCAAAATCCACTGCTGTGCGTGGTCTTGCAGACATTCTGCCAGTGATTGAAGTGGTCGAAAACTGCCCGTTTCAATTGCCGGCTCGGGATGGACATTTCTTGTGCGATCATTGCATGGACCACCTCTGCTTGAACGGCAACCCCGCCACGGAAGCGCCGCCCCAAATAAAGAGAAAAATCAACGTGGTCGAACTGCCGCTGGGCGCTACTGAAGACAGGCTGGTCGGAACTCTCAACCTGGAGCACGCTTTGAAGACCGGTCAAAAAAGGTTTGAACCCGGCATCCTGGCTCAGGCGAACAGGGGCATACTATACGTGGACGAAGTAAACCTGCTGGACGATCATCTGGTGGACGTGTTGTTGGATTCCGCGGCTATGGGAACCAATACCGTTGAGCGGGAAGGGGTATCGTTCGTGCATCCTGCACGGTTCACGCTGGTTGGCACCATGAACCCCGAAGAAGGTGAACTCCGGCCCCAGTTGCTCGATCGGTTCGGCCTGTGCGTGAATATCTCAGGCATTCGTGACGCGGAAGCCCGAGTCCAAATCATGGAGCGCCGCCTCAAGTTCGATCGCGATCCCGCAGCGTTCACCGAGGACTGGATCGCGGAATCAGCGGAAATATCTAAGCGAATTCAGCTCGCACAAATGCGATCCGTTGAAACAATAGCGGACAGGCCAATACTGGAAATAATCGCGGCCGCGTGCCTGAAGCTCGGCGTGGACGGCCACAGGGCCGACATCGTGACCCTTAAAACCGCTCGGGCTTTGGCCGCGTACGAAGGCCGAACCAAAGTCACATCCGAAGATGTCTTGGCCGCGGCAGAGCTGGCTTTGCCCCACCGCCTCCGGCGAACACCCTTCGAGGGCGTTGCAGGAGACGTGGGCGCAGAAATAAGGGCAGCGCTGTCCGTAGCGCGGGTGGGCGGTTGA
- a CDS encoding PhoH family protein: MRTPTAQQGEKSSRKVSFDNIGAFQALVGELSKNIKYIEKSLGVSISIKGNTVSITGDPPGDDVAERLLKQLYPLARDGYPIHPVDIDQGVRMLRNNSEAKIRDLLLHTVFTSPGKRPITPKTPQQKKYIEAIQTHDIVFGIGPAGTGKTYLAMAMAMASFAKKELRRIILTRPAVEAGEKLGFLPGDLYEKVNPYLRPLYDALHDMIDFEKASRMIERGDIEVAPLAFMRGRTLNDSFVILDEAQNTTSEQMKMFLTRLGYSSKALITGDITQIDLPDDTMSGLVEAREILSDIEGIEVVMFTEQDVVRHPLVQEIIKAYESKSFSRERRMRR, from the coding sequence TTGAGGACACCTACAGCACAACAGGGCGAGAAGTCGTCTCGTAAGGTCAGTTTTGACAATATCGGGGCATTTCAAGCCCTCGTCGGGGAATTGAGCAAGAATATCAAATACATTGAGAAATCCCTCGGCGTAAGCATCTCTATTAAAGGCAATACTGTCAGCATTACCGGAGACCCTCCCGGCGATGATGTGGCGGAGAGGCTCCTGAAGCAACTCTACCCGCTGGCTCGTGACGGCTATCCCATTCATCCCGTGGACATCGATCAAGGCGTCAGGATGCTGCGAAACAATTCCGAGGCCAAGATCAGGGACCTTCTACTGCACACAGTTTTCACTTCTCCGGGAAAAAGACCCATTACTCCGAAGACTCCTCAGCAAAAAAAGTATATAGAAGCTATTCAGACTCACGACATTGTCTTCGGGATAGGGCCGGCGGGAACCGGAAAGACATACCTGGCCATGGCCATGGCAATGGCGTCTTTCGCGAAGAAGGAACTCAGGAGGATTATTTTGACCCGGCCCGCTGTGGAAGCCGGCGAGAAGTTAGGATTTTTGCCGGGGGACCTTTACGAGAAGGTCAACCCTTACCTGAGGCCGCTTTATGACGCGCTGCACGACATGATTGACTTTGAGAAAGCGTCGCGCATGATTGAACGCGGGGACATCGAAGTGGCACCCCTTGCGTTTATGAGAGGCCGGACTCTGAACGATTCGTTTGTCATCCTGGATGAAGCGCAGAACACCACATCGGAGCAGATGAAAATGTTCCTGACCCGGCTCGGATACTCTTCCAAGGCCCTGATTACCGGTGATATAACTCAGATCGATCTCCCGGACGACACCATGTCCGGGCTTGTGGAAGCCCGAGAGATACTCAGCGATATAGAAGGCATAGAAGTCGTTATGTTTACCGAACAGGATGTGGTTCGCCACCCGCTGGTTCAAGAGATCATAAAGGCCTACGAGAGCAAGTCTTTCAGCCGAGAGAGACGCATGCGGAGATAG
- a CDS encoding magnesium chelatase subunit D family protein yields MEQELAEPEKSQPIYPFSAIVGQDAMKLALILNAINPSVGGLLIRGERGTAKSTAVRALKSVLPEIEVVADCPYSCDPKDTPDQCRSCRNDLGNSRSGFKTAELELDTEASQTTPLSLFSTMVQNHGSPARNAGLGRGPGPLGVGPYLTSIDSSIHEGLGGVKEGYRPARSSFCKKGLPGNSVQELADFDTVSKRRKVRVVELPLNATEEMIVGGLDFSASIRDGKRVFQPGLMARANRGIMYIDEVNLLPDHLVDVILDVCASGENVVQREGVSHRHPARFILIGTMNPEEGELRPQLLDRFGLCVDVSGESDLESRVEVLRRRDTFDRTSRDFLKAFEREEKNLGRKIAHARKILPRITLSPLLEGSIVEICVQHNVAGHRADIVIANAARALAAYEGRGEVTLEDVRHAAILALPHRSRERTAATDSAQSGPAYNPGRVRTIWDHFEEYPEQEPSQGPSRDSRMDTIEFGPVRKPIRRYDYPEAFFDIGPTFKVREIGHRPDKLCRQGSGKRSRTRTRHKQGRYVGCTSARLTNDISLDATLRAAAPHQLTRDSTNGLLVTIRDEDIREKLRETRTGNFLLFIVDASGSMAAKGRMVASKGAIMSLLKDAYQKRDRVAMISFRQQEAFVNLPPTASIYLAGKLLKELPVGGKTPLAAGLHKGQALLRNVLLKDPACKPILIILTDGKANESVGKGDPFWEALSVAKGIALDKRVKSIVVDAEEDRGFRYGLSARLAEVLHADYFTIKDLRADTLLQIVRSGV; encoded by the coding sequence ATGGAGCAGGAATTGGCCGAACCCGAAAAGTCCCAACCCATCTATCCTTTTTCAGCCATAGTGGGACAGGATGCGATGAAGCTGGCTCTGATCCTCAATGCCATAAACCCGAGTGTCGGAGGGCTGCTGATCAGGGGAGAAAGAGGAACCGCGAAATCCACGGCTGTTCGGGCCCTGAAGAGTGTCCTTCCGGAAATCGAAGTTGTGGCTGATTGTCCGTATTCCTGCGATCCAAAAGATACACCAGACCAGTGCCGATCTTGTCGGAACGACCTCGGCAACTCTCGAAGCGGTTTCAAAACCGCGGAACTGGAATTAGACACCGAGGCCTCCCAAACGACACCATTGTCGCTGTTTTCGACAATGGTGCAAAATCATGGGAGTCCCGCGCGGAACGCGGGATTGGGGAGGGGTCCGGGGCCACTCGGCGTGGGGCCATATCTAACTTCGATTGACTCCTCGATTCATGAAGGCCTCGGCGGCGTAAAGGAGGGTTATCGCCCTGCGCGCAGCAGTTTTTGCAAAAAGGGCCTCCCCGGAAACTCTGTCCAGGAACTGGCAGATTTTGACACCGTTTCCAAGCGTCGAAAAGTGCGCGTGGTGGAGCTGCCTCTCAATGCCACGGAAGAAATGATAGTTGGTGGGCTGGACTTTTCCGCGTCGATTCGTGACGGGAAAAGAGTCTTTCAGCCGGGGCTTATGGCGCGTGCCAACCGCGGAATTATGTACATAGACGAAGTGAATCTCCTGCCCGATCATTTGGTGGATGTGATTTTGGATGTCTGCGCTTCCGGGGAAAACGTGGTTCAGCGTGAAGGGGTATCGCATCGCCATCCGGCTCGATTCATCCTCATCGGCACTATGAATCCGGAGGAAGGCGAACTCAGACCTCAGCTGTTGGACCGTTTCGGGTTGTGTGTGGATGTGAGCGGTGAAAGCGACCTGGAATCGCGAGTCGAAGTGCTCCGACGCAGGGACACCTTCGACCGGACCTCGCGAGATTTTTTGAAGGCCTTTGAGCGCGAAGAGAAGAACCTGGGCCGGAAGATTGCACACGCTCGGAAGATTTTACCGAGAATTACTTTATCTCCGCTCCTGGAAGGATCGATCGTGGAGATTTGCGTTCAGCACAATGTAGCCGGCCACAGGGCTGACATCGTGATCGCAAATGCCGCCCGGGCCCTGGCCGCGTATGAAGGCCGTGGCGAGGTGACCTTGGAGGATGTTCGGCACGCGGCAATCCTGGCCCTCCCGCACCGGTCTCGTGAACGCACTGCCGCGACGGATTCCGCGCAATCCGGTCCTGCGTACAACCCCGGTCGTGTGAGGACAATATGGGATCATTTTGAGGAATATCCGGAACAAGAGCCTTCACAAGGTCCTTCGCGCGATTCGCGAATGGATACCATTGAATTCGGCCCGGTTCGAAAACCAATCCGGCGATACGATTATCCGGAAGCGTTCTTTGACATTGGCCCGACCTTCAAAGTCAGGGAGATCGGCCACCGTCCGGACAAGCTTTGCAGGCAAGGATCAGGAAAGCGGTCTCGAACACGAACCAGACACAAGCAGGGGAGATACGTCGGGTGCACCTCGGCCAGGCTTACCAACGACATCTCTTTGGATGCAACCCTTCGTGCGGCCGCTCCCCATCAGTTGACACGAGACAGCACAAACGGTCTTTTGGTAACTATCCGGGATGAGGACATCAGAGAAAAGCTTCGGGAGACCCGAACGGGAAACTTTCTCCTTTTCATCGTAGACGCGAGCGGCTCCATGGCCGCGAAGGGACGCATGGTGGCATCCAAGGGCGCGATTATGTCTCTGCTGAAGGACGCTTACCAGAAGCGGGACCGGGTGGCTATGATATCCTTTCGCCAGCAGGAGGCGTTTGTGAATCTGCCGCCTACTGCGTCCATATATCTGGCCGGCAAGCTCTTGAAGGAGCTTCCTGTCGGTGGCAAGACCCCGTTGGCCGCAGGGCTTCACAAGGGCCAGGCCCTGCTGCGCAATGTGCTGCTCAAAGATCCCGCGTGCAAGCCGATACTGATAATCCTTACCGACGGAAAGGCCAATGAGAGCGTCGGCAAGGGAGATCCATTCTGGGAAGCTCTCTCGGTGGCCAAGGGGATTGCCTTGGACAAACGGGTCAAATCCATCGTAGTCGACGCTGAAGAAGACCGCGGCTTTCGGTACGGATTATCCGCGAGGCTAGCGGAAGTCCTGCACGCGGACTACTTCACAATCAAGGACTTGAGGGCCGATACTTTACTCCAAATAGTGAGGAGCGGTGTCTGA
- a CDS encoding HDIG domain-containing protein has translation MPTSSEKNKNSEKISPTGKIKGWTASLNRIAAKTMPSWLYNLTEPKWQRWALIVGAALIAAFVTAPRSFQYYNLTVGEPAQEKIVSPITFQVVDDSATNKNRDESLKSVLPVYDFDDEMVHDVQSRIISAFNYMRDYLAAENAFREKEASGPKEGQPPADAKPTSQPPFRVLDDHTLRTRYENLLGANITLSSFAMLKSVGFSPHVERDLRSLVVTVLRKGVIQSREQVMRDGKRGILLHTKSKDKLEPLKDLSNIVDLQEAFNSINVEEKDPSRDSALDRAIRRIGMDLVNVNITYNREKSASLRKEALDSVKPVYFQVAKGEPIIKKGEVVTEGHLRKLSGLNKANPAYSRYAIFAGIALILILLLRLCFYFSENHLGRAHSATEDLLLFCILLIGTIIVVRFIVSFSPLLTAPEKEAALNPVLFAAPLATGSMLMALMVDARIAFIFSALAALAATLAVEGNIYLFAFYFISGIVGLHGMTRITDRTSVLRAGLVVGLVNMVSVLAIKMALGQLTARADFYEIGLGFLGGVVSGLLVSGLAPLLEPLGYTTNVKLLEIANLNHPVLKEMSMQAPGTYHHSITVGNLAETAAESIGANPLLARVGALYHDIGKVGRKTKPTYFIENQLRGVNPHDRLEPSMSSLILISHVKNGVEKAREHRLGAPIIDIIQQHHGSSLIKFFYNKALEKAEKTHQVVSEDKYHYPGPRPRTKEAALVMLADVAEAACRTLADPTPARIQKRVQTLIMGLFSEGQLDESTLTLKDLHAITKSFVRTLQGILHTRIDYPSELAAQDKPNGDLNRQPAEKDRNRPGRVAEENGTSIRRLGM, from the coding sequence ATGCCCACGTCCTCTGAAAAAAACAAAAACTCCGAAAAAATCAGTCCCACGGGCAAGATTAAGGGCTGGACTGCGTCTCTGAATCGAATCGCGGCGAAGACCATGCCCAGTTGGCTATACAACCTTACCGAGCCCAAGTGGCAGCGATGGGCCCTTATTGTTGGGGCCGCTTTAATTGCCGCTTTCGTGACAGCCCCCCGGTCTTTTCAGTACTACAACCTTACCGTTGGAGAGCCCGCGCAGGAAAAGATAGTCTCACCTATCACGTTTCAGGTGGTTGACGACTCAGCGACCAACAAGAACCGGGACGAGAGCCTGAAGTCCGTACTGCCTGTTTACGATTTCGATGATGAAATGGTTCACGACGTTCAGTCCAGGATCATTTCGGCATTCAACTACATGAGGGACTACCTCGCGGCTGAGAACGCATTCCGGGAGAAGGAAGCCAGCGGGCCCAAGGAAGGGCAGCCGCCGGCGGATGCCAAACCCACGAGCCAACCGCCTTTTCGGGTCCTGGACGACCACACGCTCCGGACAAGATACGAAAATCTTCTGGGGGCCAACATCACGTTGTCGAGCTTTGCCATGCTGAAGTCCGTGGGGTTCAGCCCGCACGTAGAGAGAGATTTGCGATCTCTGGTGGTCACGGTCCTTAGGAAAGGGGTGATCCAGAGTCGCGAACAGGTCATGAGGGACGGCAAGCGCGGTATCCTCCTCCACACCAAGTCAAAAGACAAATTGGAGCCTCTCAAAGACCTCTCCAACATCGTCGACTTACAGGAAGCGTTCAACTCCATAAATGTTGAAGAGAAGGACCCTTCCCGGGATTCGGCTCTCGATCGGGCCATCCGCCGTATCGGCATGGATCTGGTCAATGTGAACATCACTTACAATAGAGAAAAGAGCGCATCCTTGCGAAAAGAGGCGCTCGACTCGGTCAAGCCGGTCTATTTCCAGGTGGCCAAGGGTGAGCCCATTATCAAGAAAGGGGAAGTGGTCACCGAAGGGCATTTGAGAAAGCTTTCCGGGCTGAACAAGGCTAACCCGGCTTACAGCCGCTATGCAATTTTTGCGGGCATTGCGTTGATTTTGATTCTCCTGCTTCGGCTGTGTTTCTACTTTTCGGAAAACCATTTGGGCCGGGCTCACAGCGCGACGGAAGATCTCTTGCTTTTCTGTATTTTGCTGATCGGGACTATCATCGTTGTACGCTTCATCGTATCCTTCTCGCCGCTCCTTACCGCGCCGGAAAAAGAGGCGGCCCTGAATCCGGTGCTCTTCGCTGCGCCTCTAGCGACTGGCTCAATGCTAATGGCCTTGATGGTCGATGCCAGGATCGCCTTCATATTTTCCGCGCTGGCTGCGCTTGCGGCCACCCTCGCTGTGGAAGGCAACATTTACCTGTTCGCCTTTTACTTCATTTCGGGGATCGTAGGGCTCCACGGGATGACCCGCATAACCGACCGCACATCCGTGCTTCGAGCGGGGCTTGTGGTCGGGCTGGTGAACATGGTTTCGGTCCTCGCGATAAAGATGGCCCTGGGGCAACTTACCGCGCGGGCGGATTTCTATGAGATAGGGCTAGGATTCCTCGGCGGTGTCGTGTCGGGCCTGTTGGTCTCCGGATTGGCTCCGTTGTTGGAGCCGCTGGGTTACACCACCAACGTGAAGCTGCTGGAAATCGCCAACCTGAACCATCCGGTGCTCAAGGAAATGTCCATGCAGGCTCCCGGCACTTATCATCATTCGATCACCGTCGGGAACCTTGCCGAAACAGCAGCTGAATCAATCGGCGCGAATCCGCTCCTCGCGCGAGTCGGGGCCTTGTACCACGACATTGGAAAAGTGGGGAGAAAGACCAAGCCGACTTATTTCATCGAAAATCAGTTGAGGGGCGTCAATCCGCACGATAGGCTCGAACCCAGCATGAGTTCCCTCATTTTGATATCCCATGTAAAAAACGGAGTCGAAAAGGCCAGAGAACATAGGCTCGGCGCGCCGATCATAGATATCATTCAGCAGCATCACGGATCCAGTCTAATCAAGTTCTTTTATAACAAGGCCCTGGAAAAGGCTGAGAAGACGCATCAGGTGGTGTCGGAGGACAAGTATCATTATCCCGGACCTCGGCCCAGAACCAAGGAGGCCGCTCTGGTCATGCTGGCAGACGTTGCGGAAGCTGCGTGCAGGACCCTTGCGGACCCCACTCCCGCGCGTATTCAGAAACGGGTCCAGACTCTGATAATGGGCCTGTTCAGTGAGGGGCAACTGGATGAATCCACCCTCACGCTAAAAGACCTTCATGCCATAACCAAGTCGTTCGTCCGAACCTTACAGGGCATTCTACATACCCGTATCGACTACCCAAGCGAATTGGCCGCACAGGATAAGCCTAATGGAGATCTTAATAGACAACCGGCAGAAAAGGATCGGAATAGACCCGGACGAGTTGCGGAAGAAAACGGAACGAGTATTAGAAGGCTTGGGATGTAA
- a CDS encoding ferritin family protein, which translates to MFVFGTADDVFAMAVRIEENGNAFYEGAAGKTDDPQVKKLFEDLALMEAGHIQAFKALRSQLPGSSTAPVWDPEGLAESYLQAAADTHIFTVEAAKPRLAAVKTPVEALDMALQFEKDSMAFFLGMKEILPDASGKSELDKLIAQEMDHYRMITFAKKRLQEGGKATIV; encoded by the coding sequence ATGTTTGTTTTTGGAACCGCAGATGATGTTTTTGCAATGGCCGTACGAATCGAGGAAAACGGCAACGCTTTCTATGAAGGCGCGGCTGGAAAGACGGATGACCCGCAGGTGAAGAAACTCTTCGAAGACCTAGCGCTAATGGAGGCGGGCCATATTCAAGCGTTCAAGGCGCTGCGAAGCCAGCTCCCCGGCTCCTCGACGGCCCCTGTGTGGGACCCCGAGGGCCTGGCGGAGAGCTACTTGCAGGCCGCAGCAGACACGCACATCTTCACAGTGGAAGCTGCCAAGCCCCGACTAGCCGCTGTAAAAACCCCTGTGGAGGCCCTTGATATGGCCCTTCAGTTCGAAAAAGATTCCATGGCGTTTTTCCTGGGAATGAAAGAAATCTTGCCCGACGCAAGCGGTAAGAGTGAGCTGGACAAGCTGATCGCGCAAGAAATGGACCATTACCGTATGATCACTTTTGCCAAGAAGAGGCTTCAGGAAGGCGGAAAAGCAACCATCGTGTAA
- the ybeY gene encoding rRNA maturation RNase YbeY has translation MGCKSTVMLSISLVDSHEMAELNQKYRGKEGPTNVLSFSQREGEGASGQKDLLGDVVICTDVAADDAARLGYSDDEMVLYLLIHGILHLHGYDHMEPPDAQAMQREVDRVFEELLG, from the coding sequence TTGGGATGTAAGTCGACTGTAATGCTGTCCATATCGCTCGTGGATTCCCACGAAATGGCCGAACTCAATCAGAAATATCGAGGGAAAGAGGGGCCGACCAACGTCTTGTCCTTTTCGCAGCGAGAGGGGGAAGGGGCCTCAGGTCAGAAGGATCTCCTGGGCGACGTGGTCATATGCACGGATGTGGCCGCGGATGATGCCGCTCGGTTGGGCTATTCCGACGACGAAATGGTCCTGTACCTTTTGATACACGGCATTCTGCATCTGCACGGATACGACCACATGGAGCCACCGGACGCTCAGGCGATGCAGCGGGAAGTCGACCGAGTTTTTGAGGAATTGCTCGGATGA
- the mazG gene encoding nucleoside triphosphate pyrophosphohydrolase: MPDIQNDRRDMGHSSGSPEVAEAFTDLVKLIRKLRSEHGCPWDKKQTPQTFHHYILEEYHELVHAMNEGNSEEIADETGDLIFLVVFVAYMFEQEGIATLPEVLQGVISKMIRRHPHVFGEVQVKDAEDVIDNWAKIKASEKNIQERESLLDGVPRSLPALNRAQKLARRAAKAGFDWTKADEVLLKIDEELAELRQAISSGSQAEIREELGDLLFVVTNAARHLEVNSEAALNETSDKFERRFRYIEARLKASGKSLEDADLQEMDRLWDEAKALEKRSLT, from the coding sequence ATGCCGGACATCCAGAACGATCGAAGAGATATGGGCCATTCCAGCGGGTCACCCGAGGTTGCCGAAGCCTTCACTGACTTGGTGAAACTCATAAGAAAGCTTCGCTCGGAGCACGGATGCCCGTGGGACAAGAAGCAGACACCGCAGACCTTTCATCACTATATTCTCGAGGAGTATCACGAGCTGGTCCATGCCATGAACGAAGGGAACTCGGAAGAGATTGCCGACGAGACGGGAGATTTGATCTTTCTTGTGGTCTTTGTGGCTTACATGTTCGAGCAGGAAGGGATCGCCACTCTGCCTGAGGTCTTGCAGGGCGTAATTTCCAAGATGATCCGCAGGCATCCGCACGTTTTCGGCGAAGTTCAAGTCAAAGACGCGGAGGACGTGATCGACAACTGGGCCAAGATCAAGGCATCCGAGAAAAACATTCAAGAGAGAGAGTCGCTGCTGGACGGTGTTCCCCGATCGCTTCCTGCGCTCAATAGGGCGCAGAAACTCGCCAGGAGGGCAGCGAAGGCCGGGTTTGACTGGACAAAGGCTGATGAGGTCTTGCTCAAGATCGACGAGGAATTGGCGGAGCTGCGACAGGCCATTTCCTCGGGGTCACAGGCCGAAATCCGCGAAGAACTCGGAGACTTGCTGTTTGTGGTAACCAACGCGGCCCGCCACCTGGAAGTAAACAGCGAAGCCGCTTTGAACGAGACTTCAGACAAATTCGAGCGGCGCTTCCGTTACATCGAGGCGCGGTTGAAAGCATCGGGCAAATCCCTGGAAGACGCGGACCTCCAGGAAATGGACCGCCTTTGGGATGAAGCAAAGGCACTGGAAAAAAGAAGCTTGACGTGA